A DNA window from Drosophila biarmipes strain raj3 chromosome 2R, RU_DBia_V1.1, whole genome shotgun sequence contains the following coding sequences:
- the LOC108026795 gene encoding solute carrier organic anion transporter family member 74D — protein MASEEIDTSKFLKDKEAGRNESEEQEEPKSSDTLCGFSIFKGPALQRFATAHMFVIIYGIASCFLAMAFSYFTGTITTMEKRFNIPTKISGLITVGNDISTVFSSALLSYYASRGHRPRWVALGLLIIALFCLLMLTPHFFYGVGEEALRLTEEFGVEESFDNSSINSTTKSDLLCHEKNSNCIKGGGDFKPVVLFFIAQFIGGIGCSLFYAPGLSYMDDNSASSKTPAMLSWSTFLRMLGPAMGYSMVSLCLRLYIDPFKKPLITPKDPRWMGAWWLGWILITVILVISAFFVGMFPKELPRAKARRLKADGEEDIPLTERSFQDMLDSLKRLATNKVYIYNMLASILYFFGYMPYWIFTPKYIEIQYRQSASTANMATGTWALGFSAAGVLISGYVISKYKPSARAMAAWNFVVDYLTVAGLLCYILVGCDESDRANAMSIVPPGDSCSASCDCEYVYLAPVCSPENITFISACHAGCTEKGVDELGRIIYTGCRCMGGLNLTSLSNVTSLAAQSQIATDGACPVDCKKQFITFLAVMCFLKFVGATGRSSNLLLALRCVPSKDKTFSLGFGSMVYSVLTFIPSPIVFGWMLDSYCLIWGKTCSSKGNCWIYDTKSLRYTMNLVCASLIFLGSFWNIGVWYHAKDMKVFDEEDTAPQNNQIEAIELKEKPKEVVTDKK, from the exons ATGGCCAGTGAAGAGATCGATACCTCCAAGTTTTTAAAGGACAAGGAGGCCGGCAGAAATGAATCTGAAGAGCAGGAAGAACCGAAATCCTCGGATACCTTGTGTGGTTTCTCAATATTTAAGGGGCCCGCCCTACAGAG ATTTGCCACTGCGCATATGTTCGTGATCATCTATGGGATAGCTAGTTGCTTTCTGGCCATGGCTTTCAGCTACTTCACTGGGACCATTACGACGATGGAGAAGCGCTTCAATATTCCCACCAAGATATCGGGTCTCATAACGGTGGGCAATGACATAAGCACGGTGTTCTCGTCGGCCCTTTTGAGTTACTACGCGAGTCGAGGTCACCGCCCGCGTTGGGTGGCGTTGG GTCTCCTCATCATAGCCCTTTTCTGCCTGCTTATGTTGACCCCGCACTTTTTCTACGGTGTCGGCGAAGAGGCCCTGAGGCTGACAGAGGAATTCGGAGTGGAGGAATCCTTCGATAATTCTTCTATAAATTCTACTACCAAGAGTGACCTTCTTTGCCATgagaaaaattcaaattgcaTCAAGGGCGGTGGAGACTTTAAGCCAGTCGTACTGTTCTTCATTGCTCAGTTTATTGGCGGCATCGGGTGCTCCCTCTTCTACGCCCCAGGTCTCTCATACATGGATGACAATTCAGCGAGTTCAAAAACGCCGGCTATGCTAA GTTGGAGCACCTTTCTGCGAATGCTGGGTCCTGCCATGGGTTATTCCATGGTTTCCTTGTGCCTGCGGCTTTACATCGACCCCTTCAAGAAGCCCTTAATTACCCCGAAAGATCCTCGCTGGATGGGTGCTTGGTGGTTGGGCTGGATCCTAATCACCGTTATTCTGGTGATCTCTGCATTCTTTGTGGGCATGTTTCCCAAGGAGCTGCCCAGGGCCAAGGCCAGGCGCCTAAAAGCAGACGGCGAGGAGGATATCCCTTTAACGGAGCGCTCCTTCCAGGACATGCTGGATTCCCTGAAACGACTGGCCACCAACAAGGTGTATATCTACAACATGCTGGCCTCCATACTCTACTTCTTTGGCTACATGCCATATTGGATATTCACACCGAAGTACATAGAGATCCAGTACCGACAGTCGGCATCGACTGCCAACATGGCTACGGGCACTTGGGCGCTGGGATTCTCCGCAGCCGGAGTCTTGATCTCTGGCTATGTGATCTCCAAGTACAAGCCGAGTGCCAGGGCCATGGCCGCCTGGAACTTTGTGGTGGACTACCTCACGGTGGCTGGACTCCTTTGCTATATCCTGGTGGGATGCGACGAGAGCGATCGAGCGAATGCCATGTCTATTGTGCCGCCCGGTGACAGCTGCAGTGCCTCCTGTGACTGCGAATACGTGTACTTAGCCCCGGTTTGCAGTCCGGAAAATATAACCTTTATATCAGCCTGTCATGCGGGATGCACTGAAAAGGGAGTGGATGAACTGGGAAGGATTATCTACACAGGCTGTCGGTGCATGGGCGGCCTTAACCTGACCTCGCTCTCAAACGTAACATCCCTTGCCGCCCAGTCGCAGATCGCCACGGATGGAGCCTGTCCGGTGGACTGCAAGAAGCAGTTTATCACCTTCCTGGCCGTCATGTGCTTCCTGAAGTTCGTCGGTGCCACTGGGAGGTCTAGCAACCTGCTGTTAGCCTTGCGTTGCGTGCCCTCAAAGGATAAGACCTTTTCCCTGGGCTTTGGCAGTATGGTGTACTCCGTGCTTACCTTTATTCCCAGCCCCATTGTCTTTGGCTGGATGCTGGACAGCTATTGTCTGATCTGGGGAAAGACCTGTAGCTCCAAGGGTAACTGCTGGATATATGACACGAAGTCCTTGAG GTACACTATGAACCTAGTGTGTGCTTCTCTGATTTTCCTGGGCAGCTTCTGGAACATTGGAGTATGGTATCACGCGAAGGACATGAAAGTCTTCGATGAAGAGGACACAGCTCCCCAAAATAATCAGATTGAAGCAATAGAACTAAaggaaaaaccaaaagaagtggttacagataaaaaataa